The Luteitalea sp. sequence GTCCCCGGCGAGGGCTTCACGCACAAGCTCGGCGACGTGGTGCGCATCTCGTCCCCGCTGCTCGGCACGTTGGTCAACGTGGTCGGCCACACCGAGGACACCACGCCGTGGACCTTCGGCGTCCGCGCCCTGATGATCAACCTGGCCGCGCGCGGAGTGCTGACCGGCGGTATTGAGAGCGCGTCGTGACGGCCAGGGTGGTGGTATCCGACCACGCGTTCCCCGACGTGCGGTGGGAGCGAGAGGTCGCCGAACGCTTTCGTGCCGAGTTCGCCGAGTGGTCCTGCGCGTCCGAGGCGGAGACGCTCGAGGCGCTGTGCGGTGCGCACGTCGCGCTGGTCAACCTCGCTCCGGTGACCAGGTCAGTGCTCGGCGTCTTGGCTCGGCACGCGTCGGTCATCCGCTACGGCGTCGGCTACGAC is a genomic window containing:
- a CDS encoding fumarylacetoacetate hydrolase; amino-acid sequence: VPGEGFTHKLGDVVRISSPLLGTLVNVVGHTEDTTPWTFGVRALMINLAARGVLTGGIESAS
- a CDS encoding C-terminal binding protein → MTARVVVSDHAFPDVRWEREVAERFRAEFAEWSCASEAETLEALCGAHVALVNLAPVTRSVLGVLARHASVIRYGVGYDNVDVVAARELGVQVANVPDYGADTVADHATACLLALLRRLGGYDRAVRE